Proteins from a single region of Amblyomma americanum isolate KBUSLIRL-KWMA chromosome 10, ASM5285725v1, whole genome shotgun sequence:
- the LOC144106714 gene encoding uncharacterized protein LOC144106714 gives MSQQGSDDHATVENKDDQGGGVSTTDAAVADAAHTPQPSATTDVPDTGAAPSSDTTASQQPHSSQPLDSGALGASANSVAVTENASPSLQQASEAAAPIPEVTKLRAEQVTEACQTPQPTAVAYRSLTLQFSPGKQRHLPRSSSKLRTSTTSSEPGTPDGLRSPMSPRSVETSPLKFRPLGRLLDIVSAVSSNVLSSTRETRGQEEPSREYGVVSSPRALMPRSETPKRLATKPGTPVAATGASSPPSRATPPSVATPAVVWPSTLGEGTAIHSPNTAIAYERYVPPRIPWVTLLVMCLQVRAHWMFSHKHYSERCASVRTILLDGHWERALFAAFHHADAEHLLSSLLSFLPKALILEAALGATHFASLFVKVAVLVGVVNSLVVRLISQFPPLSVLRTTCTHTFAGVIAVFELLIRTHFGRATIHYGNYQLGIRSPVVMVVELLLLHLCSNKNDCPIVSGLLVGTFLAKTSLGNFITRIRRPRQHLQLCVVPCAPVTYLLIAVITVAFLYGPYPDRSAPNAMQLTFLYPVWEPLFLPALYLPSVYQLAFVVLSLFRVGRELERDLGHYGFLIFATGLLLGVNALLDGLSWIAWRHLVAFQDDLPPPVRHSSTCSCALVGALLAMKVIHHRRHPHCEYHMACFSIYVPFWTGVLLELTLLHLEMPDGYTLGHVTGILLGLVVNNCRKECFANFLPRVLERFLVRATPEDR, from the exons ATGTCGCAACAAGGCAGCGACGATCACGCGACGGTGGAGAACAAGGATGACCAAGGCGGTGGCGTTTCAACCACAGACGCGGCCGTTGCTGACGCTGCCCATACGCCGCAACCTTCAGCAACCACTGATGTTCCCGACACTGGCGCGGCACCGAGCTCTGATACAACGGCCAGTCAGCAGCCACACAGCTCCCAACCTTTGGACAGCGGAGCACTCGGTGCCTCGGCAAACTCCGTTGCAGTGACGGAAAACGCATCGCCTTCGCTACAGCAGGCGTCGGAAGCTGCTGCACCTATCCCAGAAGTGACTAAACTACGCGCAGAGCAGGTGACGGAAGCGTGTCAAACGCCGCAACCAACAGCCGTTGCCTACAGGTCTCTGACACTCCAGTTCTCGCCGGgaaagcagcgccatctaccgcGGTCAAGTTCTAAGTTAAGGACGTCAACCACCAGTTCCGAGCCCGGCACCCCGGACGGCTTACGCAGTCCAATGAGCCCCAGATCCGTGGAAACATCGCCGCTAAAATTTAGGCCGCTGGGTAGGCTCTTGGACATCGTGTCGGCGGTGAGCTCCAACGTCCTATCGTCTACACGGGAAACGAGGGGCCAGGAAGAGCCGTCTCGGGAATACGGAGTAGTGAGCAGTCCCAGGGcactgatgccacggagcgagaCGCCGAAAAGGCTGGCCACGAAGCCCGGGACTCCGGTAGCTGCGACAGGGGCCTCGTCACCACCGAGTCGTGCCACCCCTCCATCCGTGGCTACCCCCGCTGTCGTCTGGCCATCAACGCTGGGAGAAGGCACTGCCATCCACTCACCAAACACGGCCATAGCTTACGAACGATATGTTCCCCCTCGAATACCGTGGGTCACGCTGCTCGTGATGTGTCTGCAAGTGCGGGCCCACTGGATGTTCTCGCACAAGCACTACAGCGAACGGTGCGCCAGCGTGCGCACGATACTGCTCGACGGTCACTGGGAACGGGCGCTGTTCGCGGCCTTCCATCACGCAGACGCCGAACACCTGCTCTCCAGCCTGCTCTCTTTCCTTCCCAAGGCTCTGATCCTTGAGGCCGCCCTCGGAGCGACGCACTTTGCCAGCTTATTCGTTAAAGTGGCCGTCCTCGTGGGCGTTGTCAACAGTTTAGTAGTACGGCTCATCTCCCAGTTCCCACCGCTGTCCGTCCTACGGACGACGTGCACGCACACGTTTGCGGGCGTCATCGCGGTATTCGAACTGCTCATAAGGACGCACTTCGGAAGGGCGACGATCCATTATGGCAACTACCAGCTCGGTATTAGGAGCCCGGTAGTCATGGTGGTGGAACTGCTCCTGCTGCACCTCTGCTCAAACAAGAACGACTGCCCTATCGTTAGCGGCCTCCTGGTCGGCACCTTCCTGGCTAAGACATCGCTTGGAAACTTCATCACCAG GATTCGGCGTCCACGGCAGCACCTTCAGCTTTGCGTCGTTCCTTGCGCCCCCGTCACATATCTCCTCATCGCGGTCAtcaccgtcgccttcttgtacggaCCTTACCCGGACCGCTCGGCTCCGAACGCGATGCAATTGACGTTCCTGTACCCCGTCTGGGAGCCACTGTTCCTGCCAGCTCTGTACCTGCCCAGCGTGTACCAGCTGGCATTCGTTGTCCTGTCCCTCTTCAGAGTTGGCCGGGAGCTGGAGCGTGACCTTGGGCACTACGG TTTCCTGATATTTGCCACGGGACTGCTGCTGGGTGTGAACGCGCTTTTGGACGGTCTGTCCTGGATCGCCTGGAGGCACCTGGTCGCCTTCCAGGACGACCTGCCTCCACCGGTGAGGCACTCGAGCACCTGCAGCTGCGCTTTGGTTGGCGCCCTGCTGGCAATGAAGGTGATCCACCACAGGAGGCACCCACACTGCGAGTACCACATGGCGTGCTTCTCCATCTACGTGCCTTTCTGGACGGGGGTGCTCCTCGAGCTGACGTTGCTGCACCTTGAAATGCCGGATGGCTacactctaggtcacgtgacgggcATTCTCCTGGGCCTTGTCGTGAACAACTGCAGGAAGGAGTGCTTTGCCAACTTCTTGCCTCGAGTACTGGAACGCTTTCTGGTTAGAGCAACTCCTGAAGATCGCTGA
- the LOC144107204 gene encoding zinc finger Y-chromosomal protein 1-like, translating to MECLLLPVKKEPLWDYPDPACPIDDISCLGHGVAHQAETPRFPSGEKQGTASSRVSFPNEVKRELGAPVLEEEQSATSYAHPVKCEQSFRCQLCPDEFPTQCDLDRHHAKSHHSPTGPRSTEVYRQDLHSEEQIAMHTRQFRKENQRYHCDICPKTYAHASSLKVHKRFHSEQLPYACHLCPARFVRNSALRLHFQASHDVTSHPECGRCGKKFTFRSNLTRHIRACTGQTPYACHLCPRKFTRSDNLLLHLRIHAGDRRHRCTQCDRCFITSSLLGAHIRSVHCPEQTYLCVFCPGKYGSPGALKAHLKTHHSQVNKK from the exons ATGGAGTGCCTTTTGCTTCCGGTAAAGAAGGAACCCTTGTGGGATTACCCCGATCCTGCGTGTCCCATCGATGATATTAGCTGCCTCGGTCATGGGGTGGCGCATCAAGCGGAGACTCCCCGGTTTCCTTCTGGGGAAAAACAGGGCACTGCTTCGAGCCGCGTTTCTTTTCCAAACGAGGTGAAGCGCGAACTGGGTGCACCTGTTCTGGAGGAAGAACAGAGTGCCACATCTTACGCGCACCCAGTTAAATGCGAACAGTCGTTCCGGTGTCAACTATGCCCCGACGAGTTCCCGACGCAGTGCGATCTCGACCGTCACCACGCGAAAAGCCACCACTCGCCTACGGGACCTCGGAGCACCGAAGTTTACCGGCAGGACTTGCACTCAGAAGAGCAGATCGCGATGCATACGCGCCAGTTCCGAAAGGAGAACCAGCGTTATCACTGCGACATCTGTCCGAAGACGTATGCACACGCCAGCAGCCTAAAG GTACACAAGCGCTTCCACTCAGAGCAGCTACCATATGCCTGCCATCTTTGCCCAGCTCGGTTCGTGCGAAATTCGGCGTTGCGCTTGCATTTCCAAGCGAGCCATGACGTCACCAGCCACCCCGAGTGCGGCCGCTGCGGAAAGAAGTTCACGTTTAGGAGCAACCTCACACGCCACATTAGGGCGTGCACGGGACAGACCCCGTACGCTTGTCACCTGTGCCCTCGAAAGTTCACAAGGAGTGACAACCTTCTGCTCCATCTGAGAATCCACGCAGGCGACCGGAGGCACCGCTGCACCCAGTGCGACAGGTGCTTCATCACTTCGTCACTCCTCGGGGCGCACATCAGAAGCGTCCACTGCCCGGAGCAGACGTACCTCTGCGTGTTTTGTCCCGGAAAGTACGGAAGTCCGGGTGCTCTGAAGGCTCACCTCAAGACGCACCATTCTCAAGTTAACAAGAAATAG